A genomic segment from Neodiprion lecontei isolate iyNeoLeco1 chromosome 1, iyNeoLeco1.1, whole genome shotgun sequence encodes:
- the LOC107227760 gene encoding uncharacterized protein LOC107227760, with the protein MAATGSSKGSVLEKFGLQPVTKCSLAKFYVPALGAVSYTGLSINVMNPRLIVRIFPTTDITNLLLGSTFLGTGSYIYTREHLKNAPPANKIAYSAAGAVLLSFGSVLVWSILRSIIPPNSSLHTIAGIGSGIAFIKIGTSYLEFVDSQVVAKK; encoded by the exons ATGGCTGCAACAGGGAGTTCAAAAGGTTCGGTGCTCGAAAAATTCGGTTTACAGCCGGTAACCAAATGCAGCCTTGCCAAGTTCTACGTCCCGGCACTCGGTGCCGTTTCTTATACCGGTCTGTCAATCAACGTAATGAATCCACGTCTAATCGTCAg AATATTCCCAACAACGGATATAACAAACCTGCTACTCGGTAGCACGTTTCTAGGCACCGGATCCTACATTTACACCAGGGAACACTTAAAAAATGCTCCACCAGCAAACAAAATTGCATACAG CGCTGCTGGAGCTGTGCTGCTGAGTTTTGGGTCAGTTCTAGTGTGGTCTATCCTACGCTCGATCATCCCACCAAACTCTTCCCTTCACACTATCGCTGGTATCGGTTCTGGAATTGCATTTATCAAGATCGGAACTAGCTACCTGGAGTTTGTCGACTCGCAGGTGGTGGCTAAAAAGTAG